A genomic segment from Barrientosiimonas humi encodes:
- a CDS encoding CGNR zinc finger domain-containing protein, which produces MIFTHDTEVALANAVALVNSDPARSGGVEHLPDVAALDAHFTEWGWTGRHDGTEAELAEVRAMRPRFAELWELAEDDVAERVNALLAEAQALPQLVRHDGWDWHLHATTPAAPLATRMAVELGMALVDVVRAGELSRLQVCAADDCSAVLVDLSKNRSRRYCDGGCGNRVNVQAYRARQARHD; this is translated from the coding sequence TTGATCTTCACCCATGACACCGAGGTGGCGCTCGCCAACGCCGTGGCGCTCGTCAACAGCGACCCGGCGCGCTCCGGCGGGGTCGAGCACCTGCCCGACGTGGCGGCGCTCGACGCCCACTTCACCGAGTGGGGCTGGACGGGCCGGCACGACGGCACCGAGGCCGAGCTGGCCGAGGTGCGGGCGATGCGTCCCCGGTTCGCCGAGCTGTGGGAGCTGGCGGAGGACGACGTCGCCGAGCGGGTCAACGCCCTGCTCGCCGAGGCGCAGGCGCTGCCGCAGCTGGTGCGCCACGACGGGTGGGACTGGCACCTGCACGCGACCACGCCGGCCGCGCCGCTCGCCACCCGGATGGCCGTCGAGCTCGGCATGGCCCTGGTCGACGTGGTCCGGGCCGGCGAGCTGTCGCGGCTGCAGGTCTGCGCGGCCGACGACTGCAGCGCCGTGCTGGTCGACCTGTCCAAGAACCGCTCCCGCCGGTACTGCGACGGCGGCTGCGGCAACCG